A DNA window from Anaerocolumna sp. AGMB13020 contains the following coding sequences:
- the ybeY gene encoding rRNA maturation RNase YbeY → MTLNIEYETEIKLEIDYETIISKVVDMAMDTEECPYEAELNVILTDNEEIRNINKSYREVDAPTDVLSFPMVDYETPADFSHLEDNSDDYFNPETGELLLGDIIVSVEKVTAQAQEYGHSEERELGFLVAHSMLHLFGYDHMEEEERKAMEEKQRIILDKLGITREML, encoded by the coding sequence TTGACACTGAATATTGAATATGAAACAGAAATTAAATTAGAAATAGATTATGAAACCATTATCTCAAAAGTGGTGGATATGGCCATGGATACGGAGGAGTGTCCTTATGAGGCTGAACTAAATGTTATTCTGACCGATAATGAGGAAATAAGAAATATCAATAAAAGCTATCGAGAGGTAGATGCACCTACGGATGTCTTATCATTTCCTATGGTCGATTATGAAACACCGGCGGACTTTTCTCATTTGGAAGACAATTCTGATGATTATTTCAACCCGGAAACCGGTGAGCTGCTCTTAGGGGATATCATAGTTTCTGTTGAGAAGGTAACGGCACAGGCCCAGGAATATGGACATTCCGAGGAAAGAGAGTTGGGGTTCCTGGTTGCCCATAGTATGCTCCATTTGTTTGGATATGATCATATGGAGGAAGAAGAGCGAAAGGCAATGGAAGAGAAACAGCGGATAATACTTGATAAGCTGGGAATAACGAGGGAAATGCTATGA
- a CDS encoding DUF3048 domain-containing protein, with protein MRKFLLLVVLAVVLIAGCSKKEKGDSEITPTPTEAATDTPSPTAEPTEAVENHDGEMKSLLTGQWVPEEVGKLRPYAVMLNNIEYASPQSGTEEASILYEALAEGGITRLMGIYEELNDKRIGSVRSARHYFVSVADEYNAIYVHYGETTYATKKIKELGIDNLSGLTGIGETVFYRDTSIKAPHNAFASKEGILKGTAAKGYKTEYSSDYEGHFKFYEKDTDLVNGEEINKVELGFSSLSIPYLTYDKESKCYLRFQFGKAHIDKNTGKQLAYKNIIVQLVKEWNKDKNGYQTMDIENAEGKGYYITNGQAVDITWKKNESTKKMRYYDKTGEELTINPGKTYIALFPVDREDHINMLK; from the coding sequence ATGAGAAAATTTTTGCTATTGGTAGTATTGGCAGTGGTCTTGATTGCCGGCTGCAGTAAAAAAGAGAAAGGTGATTCTGAGATAACCCCTACTCCTACAGAAGCTGCAACGGATACCCCTTCTCCAACGGCTGAACCCACAGAAGCTGTGGAAAACCATGACGGTGAGATGAAGAGTCTGCTTACGGGCCAGTGGGTACCGGAGGAGGTAGGCAAATTAAGACCTTATGCGGTAATGTTAAATAATATTGAATACGCTTCCCCCCAAAGTGGAACAGAAGAAGCCTCTATTCTTTATGAAGCTTTAGCGGAGGGTGGCATTACAAGGCTAATGGGGATATATGAGGAATTAAATGACAAAAGGATTGGATCAGTCCGAAGTGCAAGACATTATTTTGTAAGTGTGGCAGATGAATACAATGCAATCTATGTTCACTATGGTGAAACGACTTATGCTACAAAAAAGATCAAAGAGTTGGGTATTGATAATTTAAGTGGTTTAACAGGTATCGGTGAAACCGTATTTTATAGAGATACTTCAATAAAGGCCCCACACAATGCCTTTGCCTCGAAGGAAGGTATCTTAAAAGGAACTGCTGCGAAAGGTTATAAGACAGAATACAGTTCAGATTATGAAGGACACTTTAAATTCTATGAAAAAGACACCGATTTAGTAAACGGTGAAGAGATTAATAAGGTGGAGCTTGGGTTTTCCAGTCTTTCCATACCGTATCTCACCTATGATAAGGAATCAAAGTGCTACTTAAGATTCCAGTTTGGTAAAGCTCATATTGATAAGAACACAGGCAAACAGCTTGCCTATAAGAATATCATCGTACAGCTGGTAAAGGAATGGAATAAGGATAAAAACGGATACCAGACCATGGATATTGAAAATGCAGAAGGCAAAGGCTATTATATTACAAACGGACAAGCCGTGGATATAACCTGGAAGAAAAATGAGAGTACCAAGAAAATGAGGTATTATGACAAAACAGGAGAAGAACTTACCATTAATCCCGGCAAAACCTATATTGCATTGTTTCCTGTTGACAGGGAAGACCATATAAATATGCTGAAGTAA
- a CDS encoding putative polysaccharide biosynthesis protein: MESNNGAYQGTKRKQESKSSNFLVQGSILAATSLIARIIGVVYRIPLTNLIGDEGMGYYGYAFNIYNIALILSSYSLPLAVSKLVAARDAKKQYRNSYMVFMCSLGFAIAAGTLFSLIIYFGADFLAGTFFNLPAVAIPLRVLAPTILVFAIMGVLRGFFQGKKTMLPTSFSQIVEQIVNAVISVAAAAYLMHSHSASQKIAAYGAAGGTLGTLIGAIVSLLFLAFIFALYKPIVDKQLKRDIGASKETVKEIFGALGITVLPVILSQTVYQISSLLDGSVFSYVLDGKGFNDIQRSELWGIYSNKYNMLINVPISIATAMAAAIVPSIVTSREEGANLVVKEKVHDTLKFNMLIAIPSAFGLAALASPILRLLLKDANLLPARMLTIGSIAVVFYAFSTLTNAVLQGINNMRLPVIHSVIALGIHIIVLYLLLQFTGLGAYALVISNIVFALVVSILNWISVARLLSYKQEIKKTFIIPTVCSIFMAGVAYLVYWVSYSAVKSNAISTLLAIIFAVIVYGVLLLVFKAVTESELVKMPMGRTLARIAVKLHLL, translated from the coding sequence ATGGAATCAAATAATGGTGCTTACCAAGGAACAAAGCGAAAACAAGAAAGCAAAAGCAGCAACTTTTTAGTTCAGGGGAGTATTCTGGCAGCAACCTCACTGATTGCCAGAATTATTGGAGTAGTCTACCGAATACCGTTAACCAACCTTATCGGGGATGAAGGGATGGGGTATTATGGATATGCATTTAATATCTACAATATTGCACTGATATTATCGTCCTACAGCCTTCCACTAGCAGTATCCAAGTTGGTAGCGGCAAGAGATGCCAAGAAACAGTATCGTAATTCCTATATGGTATTTATGTGCTCCTTAGGTTTTGCAATAGCAGCAGGAACACTGTTCTCCCTGATAATTTATTTTGGTGCTGATTTTCTGGCAGGAACATTCTTTAATCTGCCGGCGGTGGCAATACCCTTAAGGGTACTGGCGCCTACCATACTGGTATTTGCCATTATGGGTGTTTTAAGAGGGTTCTTTCAAGGGAAGAAAACGATGCTGCCAACCTCGTTTTCACAGATTGTTGAGCAGATCGTAAATGCTGTAATAAGTGTTGCAGCGGCAGCATATTTGATGCATAGTCACAGTGCTTCACAGAAAATAGCAGCCTACGGAGCAGCAGGCGGTACCCTTGGTACATTAATTGGTGCCATTGTTTCCCTTTTATTCCTGGCATTTATATTTGCATTATATAAGCCAATTGTTGACAAACAATTAAAAAGGGATATCGGAGCTTCAAAGGAGACGGTAAAAGAAATATTTGGAGCATTAGGAATTACAGTATTACCGGTTATATTAAGTCAGACTGTCTATCAGATAAGTTCTCTTCTGGATGGTTCTGTATTTTCCTATGTATTGGATGGGAAAGGATTTAATGATATTCAGCGTTCCGAATTATGGGGCATCTACTCCAATAAGTACAATATGCTTATAAATGTTCCCATATCCATAGCAACTGCCATGGCAGCGGCAATTGTCCCAAGTATTGTAACCTCCAGAGAAGAAGGAGCAAATCTGGTTGTGAAAGAAAAGGTGCATGATACCTTAAAATTTAATATGTTAATTGCAATACCAAGTGCTTTCGGGTTAGCGGCTCTGGCGTCACCTATCCTTAGATTGCTGCTTAAGGATGCCAACCTGCTTCCTGCAAGAATGCTTACCATAGGGTCCATCGCGGTTGTATTTTATGCTTTTTCAACTCTTACAAATGCAGTTCTGCAAGGAATCAATAATATGCGGCTGCCGGTTATTCATTCCGTCATAGCTTTGGGTATACATATTATCGTTCTGTATTTACTGCTACAGTTTACCGGACTTGGTGCTTATGCACTGGTAATCAGTAACATAGTATTTGCTTTAGTCGTCAGTATCTTAAATTGGATATCGGTAGCAAGACTGTTAAGCTATAAACAGGAGATTAAGAAGACTTTTATTATTCCTACTGTTTGTTCAATCTTCATGGCAGGAGTTGCCTATCTGGTATACTGGGTTAGTTATAGTGCTGTTAAGAGCAATGCCATAAGCACTCTGCTGGCTATAATATTTGCAGTAATTGTTTACGGTGTACTTCTGCTTGTATTTAAGGCAGTGACTGAATCTGAACTCGTTAAGATGCCTATGGGAAGAACCCTGGCACGAATTGCAGTAAAGCTTCATCTTTTATAA
- a CDS encoding BofC C-terminal domain-containing protein produces the protein MRYKKAVTYFLTFSAIACMFTATYYFSYKQALRDFNESAVERNNDLIKELEKQGYLTNTVKQGETQANDQGALSDTEDGQEDAKAASATADTVLPSTQYTLQTYDLKTGQLSEEELPTPSYLIGLTREEVITYLTDYQADLSLNEFEKGLVSFELVSFSKDSIILRKTYNSDSVEYKYYLKAVNGYIVAYYGDQKTVYDYTGVAVENLPLEDRLHLEKGIFIKDLDELYAVLENYSS, from the coding sequence GTGAGATATAAAAAAGCAGTTACCTATTTCCTGACTTTTTCAGCTATAGCGTGCATGTTTACGGCCACCTATTATTTCAGCTATAAACAAGCTTTAAGAGACTTTAACGAAAGTGCGGTAGAACGCAATAATGATTTGATTAAAGAACTGGAGAAACAGGGATATTTAACCAATACTGTGAAACAGGGCGAAACACAAGCAAATGATCAAGGAGCTTTAAGTGATACAGAGGATGGGCAGGAGGATGCCAAAGCAGCCAGTGCAACAGCAGATACAGTCTTACCTTCTACCCAATATACTTTGCAGACCTATGATTTAAAAACAGGGCAGCTTAGCGAAGAGGAACTTCCCACACCAAGTTATTTGATTGGTCTTACAAGAGAAGAGGTTATTACTTACTTAACAGATTATCAGGCGGATTTATCTTTAAATGAATTTGAAAAAGGGCTGGTATCTTTTGAACTGGTATCCTTTTCAAAAGATTCGATTATACTCCGTAAAACGTACAATTCGGATTCCGTAGAGTACAAATATTACTTAAAGGCAGTAAATGGTTACATTGTGGCCTATTACGGCGACCAGAAAACGGTGTACGATTATACCGGTGTAGCTGTTGAGAATCTTCCCTTGGAGGACAGGCTGCATCTGGAAAAGGGTATATTTATTAAGGATCTTGATGAATTGTATGCTGTATTGGAGAACTATTCAAGCTAA
- a CDS encoding glycosyltransferase, producing the protein MVTISLAMIVKNEEKNIRRCLNSVYGVVDEIIIVDTGSKDKTKEICSLYTDKVYDFKWIDDFSAARNYSYELATMEYILWLDADDYLLPEDVIKLKKLKKNISSEYNAIMMKYVTGLDSKGNETFSYYRERLTKKSCNFQWNEPVHEYLDTSGPIGESNIRIIHGKKRKTALKSGRNLKIYERYLKEKGYLSPRGTYYYARELKDHNRIKEAINQYELFLDTNMGWLEDNIAACSDLAKCYFEINLDTLALTTLFKSFLYDTPRAEVCCQIGYHYQEKEEYERAIYWFQLILTLKMPKNCWGFMQPDCWAYIPLIECAVCYDRLGDYKKALQFNNRALKHKPDSIQAKRNQDYLQKKLSAL; encoded by the coding sequence ATGGTAACCATAAGCTTGGCTATGATTGTGAAAAATGAAGAAAAAAATATCAGAAGATGCTTGAATTCTGTATATGGTGTTGTGGATGAAATTATAATAGTCGATACCGGCTCTAAAGATAAAACAAAGGAAATTTGTTCACTTTACACAGATAAAGTGTATGATTTTAAATGGATAGATGACTTTTCTGCTGCAAGAAACTATTCTTATGAGCTTGCCACCATGGAATATATTCTATGGCTTGATGCAGATGATTACCTGCTACCTGAAGATGTCATAAAACTAAAGAAACTCAAAAAAAATATATCCTCCGAATATAATGCGATTATGATGAAATATGTAACTGGCTTAGATTCTAAAGGCAATGAGACTTTTAGTTACTACCGTGAACGATTAACAAAAAAAAGTTGTAACTTCCAGTGGAATGAGCCGGTACATGAATATCTTGATACCAGCGGACCTATAGGAGAAAGCAATATTCGTATCATTCATGGAAAAAAGCGGAAAACAGCCCTTAAAAGTGGACGCAATCTTAAAATTTATGAAAGATATCTAAAAGAAAAGGGTTATCTTTCTCCCAGAGGAACGTATTATTACGCAAGAGAATTAAAAGATCATAATAGAATAAAAGAAGCCATCAACCAATATGAGCTTTTCCTGGATACTAATATGGGCTGGCTCGAAGATAATATAGCTGCTTGCAGCGACTTAGCCAAATGCTATTTCGAAATAAATCTGGATACCCTTGCTCTCACCACTCTTTTTAAGAGTTTTCTTTATGATACTCCTCGTGCTGAAGTTTGCTGCCAAATCGGATACCATTATCAGGAAAAAGAGGAATATGAAAGAGCAATTTACTGGTTTCAATTAATACTGACTTTGAAAATGCCCAAAAATTGCTGGGGTTTTATGCAACCAGACTGTTGGGCTTATATACCTCTCATCGAATGTGCTGTATGCTATGATCGTTTAGGCGATTATAAAAAAGCGCTTCAATTTAACAACAGAGCTTTAAAACATAAACCCGATTCTATACAGGCTAAACGAAACCAGGACTATTTACAGAAGAAGCTTTCTGCTCTGTAA
- a CDS encoding helix-turn-helix domain-containing protein, with protein MIKVFLVEDEVVIRDSIHKIIPWGEYGYELAGEAGDGELALPLIRKIKPDVLITDIRMPFMDGLALSGLVKKELPATKIVIISGYDDFEYARQAISIGVERYLLKPITRSSFLEVLKDIMKKYEEEKLQRSYYEKFKAELQDFELHSRRDFFDTLVTGSDNIQTIYQKAEKLQIDIGAQSYNIILFSVDSIQENQIFPDIYTKETAKLQSSLEQLFHDTDDCILFRNQLFSYAVLVKGEKEIEEKTNGCVIRLQKFFNGISKEIDWFICTGKAVDRLSQLPESYKEAMHNFALRYLNKFRVTALEEKSGGTEESESMDIKNIDANVLSPEVIHNFLSHALANEVNDFVKDYFQMIGEEALKSKIFRQYILLNIHFSTVSFIQKLGFQKEELKSYIPIICTEGMISLKKGLEIITEILEKAILLREESVRGRYKSVLEVAVAFIQENYTDDMLSLNKVACAANVSANHFSALFSQEMKKTFIEYLTELRMNKAKQLLRCTDMRSGEIALEIGYKDSHYFSYLFRKTQGLTPSDYRNQKGGS; from the coding sequence ATGATAAAAGTATTTTTGGTGGAAGATGAGGTTGTTATTCGGGATAGTATACACAAAATCATTCCCTGGGGAGAATATGGGTATGAGCTGGCAGGAGAGGCTGGAGATGGAGAACTGGCCCTTCCTTTAATACGAAAGATTAAACCGGATGTACTTATTACGGATATAAGGATGCCCTTTATGGATGGACTGGCTTTAAGCGGACTGGTTAAGAAAGAACTTCCGGCAACTAAGATCGTAATAATAAGCGGATATGATGATTTTGAGTATGCCAGGCAGGCAATATCAATTGGCGTGGAGCGGTATCTGTTGAAACCGATTACCCGGAGCAGCTTTCTGGAGGTATTAAAAGATATCATGAAAAAATATGAGGAAGAGAAGCTGCAAAGAAGCTACTACGAGAAATTCAAAGCTGAGCTTCAGGATTTTGAACTGCATTCCAGAAGGGATTTTTTTGATACGCTGGTAACAGGAAGTGATAATATACAGACGATCTATCAAAAGGCAGAAAAATTGCAAATCGATATTGGGGCACAAAGCTATAATATCATTCTTTTTTCCGTAGATTCCATACAGGAGAATCAGATATTTCCTGATATCTATACAAAAGAAACGGCAAAACTGCAAAGCTCTCTGGAGCAATTATTTCATGACACGGATGACTGTATATTGTTCCGTAACCAGCTTTTCAGTTATGCAGTGCTGGTCAAAGGGGAAAAAGAAATAGAAGAGAAGACAAATGGATGTGTAATCAGGCTACAGAAATTCTTCAATGGGATCAGCAAGGAGATTGATTGGTTTATTTGTACTGGAAAAGCAGTGGATCGTCTAAGTCAACTACCGGAGAGTTATAAGGAAGCTATGCATAATTTTGCTCTGCGATATCTGAATAAATTTCGCGTTACGGCATTAGAGGAAAAAAGCGGAGGGACGGAGGAATCAGAATCCATGGACATAAAGAATATTGATGCCAATGTCCTGAGTCCGGAAGTCATACATAATTTCTTAAGTCATGCTCTTGCCAACGAAGTAAATGATTTTGTAAAAGATTATTTCCAGATGATAGGGGAGGAAGCACTTAAGTCTAAAATATTCAGGCAGTATATACTTTTAAATATCCATTTCAGTACTGTCTCTTTTATCCAGAAATTGGGATTTCAGAAAGAAGAATTGAAAAGCTATATTCCCATTATCTGTACAGAAGGCATGATATCACTGAAAAAGGGCTTGGAGATTATTACTGAGATCTTGGAAAAAGCAATTCTACTGCGGGAAGAAAGTGTCAGAGGCAGGTATAAGAGCGTACTTGAGGTGGCAGTGGCATTTATTCAGGAAAACTATACGGATGATATGCTATCCCTAAACAAAGTCGCTTGCGCGGCCAATGTCAGTGCAAATCATTTCAGTGCGCTTTTCAGCCAGGAAATGAAGAAAACCTTTATCGAATATTTGACAGAACTAAGAATGAATAAAGCGAAGCAGCTTCTACGCTGCACGGATATGCGCTCTGGTGAGATTGCTCTGGAAATCGGATATAAGGATTCTCATTATTTCAGCTATTTATTCAGAAAGACACAGGGACTGACACCAAGTGATTACCGTAACCAAAAGGGAGGAAGCTGA
- a CDS encoding sensor histidine kinase, which yields MKCQKVRRKIHATKTSLDKKLRHIVLIMLLPLGFWMLLSLLIIRYYEMQYTQITYNVNVSSKFNMDFKSTIDLKMYHYTVGSKQQAALPTQDVEDAIDLADSLRQTTYRKESRRTLQNILDYCDNLEKKMFMIAETKNYDSRQQQLENNIYVLTRLIQAKMIDYIYYEAGYMTTLEQKMTKDIRTVTLLAILFVCQTVMLLFYYGLRFSKSITEPISRLCCNVKLVGEGEFSVPQIDTGYTEIEQLNSGIQQMASRIDILLENVKKEEKLQHKTQLQLLQAQINPHFLYNTLDTIVWLVESEQNEPAVSMLTNLSVFFRTILSKGNDIISLEEEIKHTRSYLDIQKIRYQDILEYDIRLPVELSTVLVPKLTLQPLAENALYHGVKEKRGKSTILIDCQLQGEEVLLTVTDDGIGMQPDKLNAVRSALESSERIGFGLLAVHERIKLYFGNSFGVSISSEYGRGTTVKVRIPQINQLSP from the coding sequence ATGAAATGTCAGAAGGTAAGGCGGAAGATTCATGCAACAAAGACAAGCCTTGACAAGAAATTACGGCATATTGTATTGATAATGCTTTTGCCTCTTGGGTTTTGGATGCTGTTGTCCCTGCTGATAATCCGGTATTACGAGATGCAGTATACCCAGATTACCTATAATGTGAATGTCAGCAGTAAATTCAATATGGATTTTAAAAGTACCATTGATTTAAAGATGTATCACTATACCGTGGGAAGTAAGCAGCAGGCGGCACTCCCCACACAGGATGTAGAAGATGCAATTGATCTTGCGGATTCCTTAAGACAGACAACCTATCGGAAAGAAAGCAGACGTACTTTGCAAAACATTCTGGATTATTGCGATAATTTAGAGAAGAAGATGTTTATGATTGCTGAGACAAAAAACTACGACAGCAGACAGCAGCAGCTGGAGAACAATATCTATGTACTGACTCGGCTTATACAAGCTAAAATGATTGATTATATCTATTACGAAGCCGGTTATATGACTACCCTGGAGCAGAAAATGACAAAGGATATCCGCACTGTAACGCTGCTTGCCATTTTATTCGTATGCCAGACGGTTATGCTTTTGTTTTATTACGGACTTCGGTTCTCTAAAAGCATTACAGAACCGATCAGCAGATTGTGCTGCAATGTCAAGCTTGTTGGAGAAGGTGAATTTTCTGTTCCACAGATTGATACAGGATATACAGAGATAGAACAGTTGAACTCTGGAATTCAGCAAATGGCAAGCAGAATCGATATTTTGCTGGAGAATGTGAAAAAGGAAGAAAAGCTTCAGCATAAGACACAGCTGCAGCTTCTTCAAGCGCAGATAAATCCCCATTTTTTATATAATACACTGGATACCATTGTATGGCTTGTGGAATCGGAGCAGAATGAACCGGCAGTATCCATGTTAACAAATCTGTCAGTGTTTTTCAGGACCATTTTATCAAAGGGTAATGATATCATCAGTCTGGAAGAAGAAATTAAGCATACCCGAAGTTATCTTGACATACAAAAAATCAGATACCAGGATATCCTGGAATATGACATCAGGCTTCCGGTGGAACTAAGTACCGTTCTGGTACCCAAGCTAACCTTACAGCCGCTGGCAGAAAATGCACTGTATCATGGCGTAAAGGAGAAAAGAGGAAAGAGTACCATTCTTATCGATTGTCAGTTGCAGGGAGAAGAGGTGCTCCTTACAGTGACAGATGATGGCATTGGGATGCAGCCGGATAAATTAAATGCCGTCAGATCTGCACTGGAAAGTTCAGAACGTATCGGATTCGGCCTTTTGGCAGTACATGAGAGAATAAAGCTTTATTTTGGAAATTCCTTCGGAGTGTCAATCTCCTCAGAGTATGGAAGAGGAACAACTGTTAAAGTGCGAATTCCCCAAATAAATCAACTTTCTCCGTAA
- a CDS encoding ABC transporter substrate-binding protein, producing MLKRFTAVLMIFCLVFVLAACGDKKEATPSDSSSAKELITVGFSQVGAESDWRTANTESMKSTFSEANGFELIFDDAQQKQDNQIAAIRNFIQQEVDYIVLAPVTETGWDTVLQEAKDAGIPVIIVDRMVDVSDDSLYTAWVGSNFELEGKKAAGWLDAYLKAAGKGEEEVNIVDIQGTIGASAQIGRTAGLEAGVAAHSNWKLLAKVSGEFTQAKGQEVMESLLKQYGDQIDVVYCENDNEAFGAIDAIEAAGYKVGSDGDMIVMSFDSTNAGMTDTLSGKITVNTECNPLHGPRVQEIIDTLQKGGTVDKQKFVDEGIFSYDNSVTSIKVDGTDYPVTQVTDEVIKARSY from the coding sequence ATGTTAAAAAGGTTTACAGCAGTTTTAATGATTTTCTGCCTGGTTTTTGTTTTGGCAGCCTGCGGGGATAAGAAGGAAGCCACACCAAGTGATTCTTCTTCTGCAAAAGAATTGATAACAGTAGGTTTTTCACAGGTAGGTGCGGAATCTGACTGGCGTACTGCCAATACAGAGTCTATGAAATCCACTTTTAGTGAAGCAAATGGTTTTGAACTCATATTTGACGATGCACAGCAAAAGCAAGATAACCAGATTGCAGCAATTCGGAATTTCATACAGCAGGAAGTTGATTACATAGTACTGGCACCGGTTACTGAGACTGGTTGGGATACCGTATTACAGGAGGCTAAGGATGCTGGGATTCCGGTAATCATTGTTGACCGTATGGTAGATGTATCCGATGACAGTTTGTATACGGCCTGGGTAGGTTCTAATTTTGAACTGGAAGGCAAGAAAGCTGCAGGCTGGCTGGATGCGTATCTAAAGGCAGCAGGTAAAGGAGAAGAGGAAGTAAATATCGTTGATATTCAAGGAACGATCGGTGCATCTGCCCAGATTGGACGTACTGCCGGTTTAGAAGCAGGGGTTGCTGCTCACAGCAACTGGAAGCTGCTTGCCAAAGTAAGCGGTGAATTTACACAGGCAAAGGGACAAGAGGTTATGGAATCCTTGCTGAAGCAATACGGAGACCAGATTGATGTAGTATATTGTGAGAATGACAATGAAGCATTTGGTGCAATTGATGCCATTGAAGCAGCAGGGTATAAAGTAGGCAGTGACGGAGATATGATTGTTATGTCCTTTGACAGTACCAATGCCGGTATGACAGATACCTTAAGCGGTAAAATAACAGTAAATACGGAATGCAATCCTCTTCATGGTCCACGTGTACAGGAAATAATAGATACACTTCAAAAGGGTGGAACCGTTGACAAGCAGAAATTTGTAGATGAAGGAATATTCTCCTATGATAATTCTGTTACCAGTATTAAGGTAGACGGAACAGATTATCCGGTAACACAGGTGACGGATGAAGTTATAAAAGCCCGTTCCTACTAA
- a CDS encoding sugar ABC transporter ATP-binding protein: MGPESIVIMKDISKSFPGVKALSHVNFTLRKGEIHGLMGENGAGKSTLIKVLTGVYELDTGEIHMQGKETPVIIHSPKEAQENGISTVYQEVNLCPNLTVAENLFLGREPKRAGLIHWKTINQKAELLLKKLGIMVSPVMLLKDCSIAIQQMVAIARAIDMKCRVLILDEPTSSLDEEEVVRLFQLMKHLREEGTGIIFVTHFLEQVYTVCDRITVLRNGELVGEYETKQLPRVQLVAKMMGKDFDELADIKGEQTESIREETPMIEAEQLVHEGSIKPFDIAVHKGEVIGLTGLLGSGRSELVRTIYGADKADGGKLKVNGKVVNINSPLDAMKLGMGYLPEDRKGEGILMDLSLRENIIIALQAKRGMLKPMSRKEMEEAADKYMDILQIKAANRETPIKNLSGGNQQKVILGRWLLTNPEYLILDEPTRGIDIGTKTEIQKLVLKLAEEGKAVTFISSEIEEMLRTCSRMIVMRDGRKVGELSGMELSQDTIMKTIAGGEKTDEI, encoded by the coding sequence ATGGGTCCTGAGAGTATTGTAATCATGAAGGATATCAGCAAGAGTTTCCCAGGTGTAAAAGCTTTATCACATGTGAACTTTACCTTGCGAAAAGGAGAGATTCATGGGCTGATGGGAGAAAATGGTGCCGGTAAATCTACCCTGATCAAGGTTCTCACCGGTGTTTACGAGCTGGATACAGGGGAAATACATATGCAGGGAAAGGAGACTCCGGTAATCATCCATTCTCCAAAAGAAGCGCAGGAGAATGGAATCAGTACGGTGTATCAGGAGGTGAATTTATGTCCTAACCTTACAGTGGCAGAAAATTTATTTCTAGGCAGAGAACCAAAAAGAGCCGGACTAATTCATTGGAAAACCATCAATCAAAAAGCTGAGCTTCTCTTAAAGAAGCTTGGTATAATGGTATCTCCAGTCATGCTCCTTAAGGATTGTTCCATTGCCATTCAACAGATGGTCGCAATAGCCAGGGCTATTGATATGAAGTGCAGAGTGTTGATATTAGATGAACCTACGTCCTCCCTGGATGAAGAAGAAGTCGTAAGACTTTTTCAGTTAATGAAACACTTGAGGGAAGAAGGAACAGGCATTATCTTTGTAACCCATTTTCTGGAGCAGGTTTATACAGTCTGTGACCGTATAACCGTATTGAGAAACGGGGAATTGGTTGGAGAATATGAGACGAAACAGCTGCCCAGAGTACAATTAGTGGCAAAGATGATGGGAAAAGACTTTGATGAGCTTGCAGATATAAAAGGGGAACAGACAGAGTCTATAAGAGAAGAAACGCCAATGATTGAAGCGGAACAGCTGGTACATGAAGGAAGTATTAAACCCTTTGACATAGCTGTACACAAAGGAGAAGTCATAGGACTGACGGGGCTCTTGGGATCAGGGCGTTCGGAACTGGTTCGCACCATTTATGGTGCCGATAAAGCGGACGGAGGTAAGCTTAAAGTCAATGGAAAAGTGGTAAATATAAATTCACCTCTTGATGCCATGAAGCTGGGAATGGGATACTTACCGGAGGACAGAAAAGGAGAAGGTATCCTTATGGACTTATCCCTGCGGGAGAATATTATTATCGCCTTACAGGCAAAAAGAGGTATGCTAAAGCCCATGAGTCGAAAGGAAATGGAAGAGGCAGCAGATAAATATATGGATATTCTGCAGATAAAAGCAGCCAACAGGGAAACACCCATAAAGAACCTCTCAGGAGGCAATCAGCAGAAGGTTATACTGGGAAGATGGCTGCTGACCAATCCGGAATATCTGATTCTTGATGAACCTACACGAGGTATTGATATAGGGACGAAAACCGAAATTCAGAAACTGGTATTAAAGCTTGCAGAAGAAGGCAAGGCTGTAACTTTTATTTCCTCGGAAATTGAAGAAATGCTAAGAACCTGTTCCAGAATGATTGTAATGCGGGATGGCAGGAAGGTAGGAGAGCTTAGCGGTATGGAACTTAGTCAGGATACTATTATGAAAACCATTGCAGGAGGTGAGAAGACAGATGAGATATAA